A stretch of the bacterium genome encodes the following:
- a CDS encoding cohesin domain-containing protein translates to MKKQRRQFYFFNKVMTAGFCLLVFLALAKAASAAGLSLTPSSGNVKSGEELKVQLVLDTDSTETVDGADAILTFDDNRLKPKEVKSTGEFSNLITKESPGRLQITALASKEGQNFETSIPLAEVTFTILQSGVAAVGFDFSEGSTTDSNVVQHKTLKDILQSVNGGNYSVTATPGQQTVSLLKRIFPILIIIFVLFLIGFGVFWFVRRGGFGFFGGGGQDEDVFYPESVPMDEVPKDVEIPSGQPLTAQGQEEQTAASLPTETAAADSQPPVSVPPGPEETPEQQSSDQPYNAWTAAPPPTNQPPTPPVSGEGS, encoded by the coding sequence ATGAAAAAACAGAGACGACAATTTTACTTTTTTAACAAAGTCATGACCGCAGGCTTTTGTTTACTGGTCTTTTTGGCTTTGGCCAAGGCAGCTTCCGCTGCGGGTTTATCGCTTACTCCAAGTTCAGGCAACGTGAAATCAGGAGAAGAGCTTAAAGTTCAACTTGTTCTTGATACTGACAGTACTGAGACAGTTGATGGAGCTGATGCTATCCTCACTTTTGATGACAACCGACTCAAGCCAAAGGAAGTAAAGTCAACTGGAGAATTTAGCAATTTGATTACCAAAGAAAGTCCAGGGAGACTACAAATCACCGCTTTAGCTTCCAAAGAAGGGCAAAATTTTGAAACCTCGATTCCTCTCGCCGAAGTGACCTTCACTATTCTTCAGTCAGGTGTAGCTGCGGTTGGTTTTGATTTTAGCGAAGGCTCGACGACTGATTCAAATGTAGTCCAGCACAAAACCCTCAAAGACATTCTCCAAAGCGTCAACGGCGGAAACTATTCTGTGACAGCGACTCCTGGGCAACAAACGGTCAGTCTTTTGAAAAGGATTTTTCCAATTTTGATCATAATCTTTGTCCTGTTCTTAATCGGGTTTGGGGTTTTCTGGTTCGTCCGAAGAGGGGGTTTTGGTTTCTTTGGTGGAGGAGGGCAGGATGAGGATGTCTTTTATCCAGAATCAGTGCCAATGGACGAAGTTCCAAAGGATGTAGAAATTCCAAGTGGGCAGCCTCTGACAGCTCAGGGCCAAGAAGAGCAGACGGCTGCCTCACTACCAACTGAGACCGCGGCAGCTGACTCGCAACCGCCTGTTTCTGTCCCACCAGGTCCTGAGGAAACTCCCGAACAACAGTCATCGGACCAGCCCTACAACGCCTGGACCGCCGCCCCACCGCCAACAAATCAGCCTCCGACTCCGCCGGTGAGTGGAGAGGGTAGCTAA
- the hisS gene encoding histidine--tRNA ligase, producing MNKSSLQTPKGFRDFLPEAARKRSFLLGKMVAEFAKFGFEPLETPALEYAEILKGKYGEEEKLIYEFEDRGGREVALRYDQTVPLARVMAQYPNLTKPFKRYQIQPVWRAENTQAGRFREFLQVDIDTVGTTSLLADAEVILAAASVLKAIGFEKFTFKINDRSLFTSLPKAIVVALDKLDKIGEVGVVEQIKKQGFNQRAALETLEKIKGAAPTEAINELFDLLEACGLPKENFAFYPTLARGLDYYTGAIIEVEIEGYGSGSVGGGGRYDKLIGIFGKETVPAVGFSFGFDRLLEAAEENGLLPKAGSSTQVLVTIFEAKYLVNSLELVNELRKRGINSEIYLDPNAKLDKQLKYADQKKIPFVAFLGPEEIKEEKITLKDFSTQKQETLTLANLVKKIK from the coding sequence ATGAACAAATCAAGTTTGCAAACCCCGAAAGGGTTTCGAGACTTTTTACCAGAAGCCGCGCGCAAGCGGTCTTTTTTGCTGGGAAAAATGGTCGCTGAATTTGCTAAATTTGGTTTTGAACCCCTGGAAACCCCAGCCCTGGAGTACGCTGAAATTCTCAAAGGTAAGTACGGCGAAGAAGAAAAACTCATTTACGAATTTGAGGATCGCGGTGGACGGGAAGTTGCGCTGCGCTACGACCAAACCGTTCCCCTCGCCCGAGTCATGGCTCAATATCCGAATTTAACTAAACCCTTCAAACGCTACCAAATCCAACCCGTTTGGCGAGCGGAAAACACGCAGGCGGGACGCTTCCGTGAGTTTCTCCAAGTCGATATCGACACTGTCGGCACCACTTCTCTACTGGCCGATGCCGAAGTGATTTTGGCTGCTGCCTCAGTACTCAAAGCAATTGGTTTTGAAAAATTTACTTTTAAAATCAACGATCGCAGCCTTTTTACTTCTTTGCCAAAAGCAATAGTTGTCGCCCTAGACAAACTAGACAAAATCGGTGAGGTTGGAGTGGTTGAACAAATCAAGAAACAAGGTTTTAACCAGCGCGCTGCTCTCGAAACTCTCGAAAAAATCAAGGGGGCCGCACCTACTGAGGCAATTAACGAACTTTTCGATCTTTTGGAAGCTTGCGGGCTACCAAAAGAAAATTTTGCTTTTTACCCGACTCTGGCCCGCGGACTCGACTATTACACCGGGGCAATCATTGAAGTCGAAATTGAGGGTTATGGCTCTGGCAGTGTCGGTGGTGGTGGTCGCTACGACAAACTAATCGGTATCTTTGGTAAAGAAACTGTACCGGCGGTTGGTTTCTCCTTTGGCTTTGATCGCCTGCTTGAGGCTGCCGAAGAGAACGGTTTACTACCGAAGGCTGGCTCGTCAACCCAAGTTCTCGTCACCATCTTTGAAGCAAAATATTTGGTTAATTCACTGGAACTGGTCAACGAACTGCGCAAACGGGGAATTAATTCGGAAATTTACCTGGATCCAAACGCCAAACTTGATAAACAACTCAAATATGCCGACCAAAAGAAAATTCCTTTTGTAGCCTTTCTCGGACCTGAGGAAATCAAAGAGGAAAAAATTACTCTCAAAGATTTTTCTACCCAAAAACAGGAAACCCTCACTCTGGCCAACCTCGTCAAAAAAATTAAGTAA
- the prmC gene encoding peptide chain release factor N(5)-glutamine methyltransferase, translated as MTIKWTLAASTIDRTETEILLAELLKKDRSFLFAHPEQDLTKTQTTNFKNLVDRRAKSEPLAYILGYKEFFGFKFLVNPKVLIPRAESEDLVEEVIQSVKNFPNPTLVDVGTGSGCIAVSLALSLPSARIMATDTSTAALFVARKNAALHLVLDRIEFIQTDLTEGIEEKLDLIVANLPYIPTRNYLNLKEEVRNYEPRSALDSGQSQMTFYKRLFEEAKSKLKKGCKLVYEIDGQLLTKVF; from the coding sequence ATGACAATTAAGTGGACCTTGGCTGCCTCAACGATTGATCGAACCGAAACTGAGATTCTGCTCGCTGAGCTTTTAAAAAAAGATCGTTCCTTTCTTTTTGCTCATCCGGAACAAGATTTAACCAAAACCCAAACAACGAACTTCAAGAATTTAGTTGACCGACGAGCCAAAAGCGAACCCCTAGCCTATATTCTTGGTTATAAAGAGTTTTTTGGCTTCAAGTTTCTGGTCAACCCAAAGGTTTTGATTCCTCGTGCGGAAAGTGAAGATTTGGTAGAAGAAGTAATTCAGTCAGTAAAAAATTTCCCAAACCCAACTCTAGTTGACGTTGGAACCGGCAGTGGCTGTATCGCGGTTTCTCTCGCCCTCAGTCTTCCTTCCGCTAGAATCATGGCTACTGATACTTCCACGGCTGCTCTCTTTGTGGCTCGGAAAAATGCCGCCCTTCATTTAGTTTTAGACAGAATTGAGTTTATCCAAACTGATTTAACCGAGGGAATAGAGGAAAAACTTGATTTGATTGTGGCCAACCTACCCTACATCCCAACAAGGAATTATCTGAACTTAAAAGAAGAGGTGAGAAACTACGAACCACGAAGTGCTCTTGACTCCGGTCAATCCCAAATGACTTTTTACAAACGGCTTTTTGAAGAAGCAAAAAGTAAACTGAAGAAGGGTTGCAAGCTAGTCTACGAAATCGACGGACAGCTTTTGACCAAAGTTTTTTAG
- a CDS encoding DMT family transporter, with protein sequence MKKETAGFLAVLLASTIWGLTTPALKIALSEIPPFSAVFIRFAIAALLITPILLLHPPQKVSRQDSVSLIFVSLFGLAFHIGFLVLGLNLTTVVTAALLISTEPIIDLVAASWFLKEKISLLNKAGIVFGFLGTALLVIRPILTNGGDFEFPLLGNFLLVLSVIFGSVYIIGSKRLYASYSSLTVTCFAFFVSSLAFLPFSLVETATHPFWIREVTLVGILAILFSALFASFFAYLLFDWGLARIKVHLVSSLSYITPIVSIALGAIFLHEKLDPFFLLAGVIILLGVYFSTLNKPHHHLRKHQRN encoded by the coding sequence ATGAAGAAAGAAACTGCCGGCTTTCTCGCTGTCCTTCTCGCTTCCACCATCTGGGGCCTGACCACACCGGCTTTAAAAATTGCTTTGTCCGAAATCCCTCCTTTTTCAGCTGTTTTTATCCGTTTTGCGATTGCAGCTCTTTTGATCACCCCAATCTTACTTTTGCATCCTCCTCAAAAAGTCAGTCGGCAGGACTCCGTCTCGTTAATTTTTGTTTCCCTCTTCGGGCTCGCTTTTCATATTGGCTTTTTGGTTCTCGGTTTGAACTTAACTACTGTCGTGACTGCAGCTCTTTTGATTTCAACGGAACCAATCATTGATTTAGTTGCGGCTAGCTGGTTTTTGAAAGAAAAAATCTCCTTGCTCAACAAAGCCGGCATTGTCTTTGGTTTTTTGGGCACCGCTTTGCTCGTGATCAGACCTATCTTGACCAACGGAGGTGACTTTGAGTTTCCACTGCTCGGGAATTTTCTGCTTGTTTTATCAGTAATTTTTGGCTCGGTCTATATCATTGGCTCGAAAAGACTCTATGCAAGCTACTCTTCGTTGACTGTCACTTGCTTTGCCTTCTTTGTCTCCAGTCTAGCTTTTCTTCCCTTTTCTCTAGTTGAAACCGCCACCCACCCTTTTTGGATTCGGGAAGTAACTTTGGTCGGAATCCTCGCCATTCTCTTTTCTGCTCTTTTTGCCTCCTTTTTCGCCTATCTTCTTTTCGATTGGGGGCTAGCACGAATCAAAGTCCACTTGGTTTCCTCGCTCAGCTATATCACGCCAATTGTGTCGATTGCCCTCGGAGCAATCTTTTTGCATGAAAAGCTCGATCCCTTCTTTCTCCTGGCCGGAGTAATAATTCTTCTCGGAGTTTACTTCTCAACTTTGAACAAACCGCACCACCACCTGCGTAAACACCAGCGCAATTGA
- the prfA gene encoding peptide chain release factor 1: protein MDYLQSQIEELDKKIADLKELIASDESLRQLAEEEVKALQEQKEALEKALTGSNPGEVETASGALLEIRAAAGGDEAGLFAGVLYRMYTRFADNQGWKVEQLSINEGGLGNIKEVIFRIGNPAAYEDLRLESGVHRVQRVPETESGGRIHTSTASVAVLPEIKEKDFEINPTDLKIDTFRAGGHGGQNVQKVETAVRITHLPTGLVATCSSERSQLQNRQRALGVLRARLYQAEEERKRSNIDSTRKEQIGSGDRSEKIRTYNFPQDRITDHRLGKSFHNIEEILEGNLKPIITAFQSQDQ from the coding sequence ATGGACTATCTCCAATCCCAAATTGAAGAGTTAGACAAAAAAATTGCAGATCTCAAAGAGCTGATTGCTTCTGATGAAAGTTTGAGACAACTAGCAGAAGAGGAAGTTAAGGCTCTCCAAGAGCAGAAGGAAGCGCTTGAGAAAGCATTGACCGGCTCAAACCCCGGCGAAGTCGAAACCGCCTCAGGAGCGCTGCTTGAAATCAGAGCTGCCGCTGGAGGTGACGAGGCTGGCCTTTTCGCCGGTGTTCTCTACCGAATGTACACTCGTTTTGCCGACAACCAAGGCTGGAAGGTAGAGCAACTTTCCATCAACGAAGGTGGGCTTGGCAATATTAAAGAAGTGATTTTTCGAATTGGCAACCCTGCGGCCTACGAAGATCTAAGGCTCGAGTCCGGAGTCCATCGTGTTCAAAGAGTACCTGAAACTGAGTCTGGCGGAAGGATTCACACTTCCACTGCCTCGGTGGCAGTTTTACCGGAAATAAAAGAAAAAGACTTCGAAATTAACCCAACCGATCTCAAAATTGACACTTTCCGCGCCGGGGGCCATGGTGGACAAAATGTTCAAAAAGTTGAGACCGCGGTAAGAATCACCCACCTTCCCACTGGATTAGTCGCCACTTGTTCTTCAGAGCGCAGTCAGTTGCAAAACCGGCAGCGCGCACTAGGTGTTCTCCGCGCCCGCCTTTATCAAGCCGAAGAAGAGAGAAAACGAAGTAATATAGATTCTACTCGAAAAGAGCAGATCGGCTCTGGGGATAGGTCAGAAAAGATTCGTACTTACAACTTCCCACAAGACCGTATCACTGATCATCGTCTCGGCAAAAGCTTTCACAACATCGAAGAAATACTTGAAGGCAATTTAAAACCCATCATCACCGCCTTCCAATCTCAAGACCAATGA
- a CDS encoding trypsin-like peptidase domain-containing protein: MPEEKKRLYIKIGVLLGAVLLTGLIGGVVASSYPNWYSSLPFKNSLPNFLKPPDSEVNSSKEVVRTVEESAVIDAVEEASPSVVSIIAKTVNFDPALGVVTDQQGIGTGFIVDSSGIVITNNHVVCETGIDYNVLTKDGKSYAVTKIDTDPANDVAILKIKGSSFQALALADSDPKILKVGQKVIAIGNALGQFQNTVTVGVISGIGRGVTAQGGCGGQSEETLQNVIQTDAALNPGNSGGPLLDLSGKVVGVNFAVSTSAQNIGFVIPINRVKKILDQYKKEGRIIRPFLGIRYRLIDPQESAARSVPQGAFVSSVVVASPAATAGIEVGDIITKLNKQKVSLSNDIVTILNDVVVGKEISVEVYRNGRSIALKIVPREAD, translated from the coding sequence ATGCCCGAAGAAAAAAAGAGACTTTACATCAAAATAGGGGTTTTGCTGGGAGCGGTTCTACTCACTGGGCTGATCGGTGGGGTGGTCGCCTCTTCTTACCCAAACTGGTACAGTTCCCTTCCTTTCAAAAACTCTCTACCAAACTTTTTAAAACCCCCCGACTCAGAGGTCAACTCAAGTAAAGAAGTAGTCCGCACTGTTGAGGAATCGGCCGTCATCGACGCAGTTGAGGAGGCTTCTCCTTCGGTCGTTTCCATCATTGCCAAGACAGTAAACTTTGACCCGGCCCTTGGAGTCGTGACTGACCAACAAGGTATTGGGACCGGCTTTATCGTTGATTCTTCAGGAATTGTCATTACCAACAACCATGTCGTTTGTGAAACGGGAATTGATTACAACGTCCTGACCAAAGACGGCAAAAGCTACGCCGTGACAAAAATTGATACGGACCCAGCTAATGACGTTGCTATTCTCAAGATCAAAGGTAGCAGCTTCCAAGCACTTGCCCTTGCCGATTCAGACCCAAAGATCTTAAAAGTCGGACAAAAAGTCATTGCCATTGGCAATGCTCTAGGACAGTTTCAGAATACAGTCACTGTTGGAGTCATTTCCGGTATTGGTCGGGGAGTGACTGCTCAGGGAGGTTGCGGGGGACAATCGGAAGAAACATTGCAAAATGTGATTCAAACTGATGCTGCTCTCAACCCGGGGAATTCTGGCGGACCCCTGCTCGATTTGAGTGGAAAGGTGGTTGGCGTGAACTTTGCCGTTTCCACCAGTGCCCAAAACATCGGCTTTGTCATTCCGATCAACCGGGTCAAAAAAATTCTTGATCAGTACAAAAAAGAAGGCCGCATCATCCGTCCTTTCTTGGGGATTCGTTATCGTTTGATTGACCCTCAGGAATCTGCGGCCCGCAGTGTTCCGCAGGGAGCGTTTGTTTCTAGTGTGGTGGTGGCTTCACCCGCAGCCACTGCAGGTATTGAGGTAGGCGATATCATCACCAAGCTCAACAAGCAAAAGGTGAGTTTAAGTAACGATATTGTTACCATTTTGAATGATGTGGTTGTAGGTAAGGAAATTTCAGTCGAGGTCTACCGGAATGGGAGAAGCATTGCTCTCAAAATTGTTCCTCGAGAAGCGGACTAA
- a CDS encoding TraM recognition domain-containing protein, whose translation MFDFTVYAQTPNSPDLGQSLLGLTVLVLSLLFGLVLFALLPFAFILFRRYQKREKRSWDYVLLQVKPTKYNEIKIEAAEAMFASFYGLFRAGAQGWIKGQDHIGFEIVSKNGEIVFYVSTPNELSDLVEKQIHSFYPEAEIVPVPDYTISTGKYTDIVELSLKAKAFKPIRRFKEFGEDVDPMNSITTALSKLEQGEAAALQILIAPAGSGWQGRGFREIHRVQTSASSSITAQIGKSITSPGQPQQPDLQQPEARTNSVTMDPYKKIEEKSSKPGFDTVIRFVVCANNKYNAEVYINNMIGSFAQFADPVGNGFRRRRWPWTLTKKQSLSDFVNHIMPLFFGKMILNTDELATVFHFPSKKVMTPNIIWALAKKSAAPTTVPSQGLYLGKSVFRGVETPIRITEDDRRRHTYIIGQTGTGKSELLKHLAYQDIVEGKGVAFIDPHGSAIEDLINMIPASRAEDVILFDAGDTERPLGLNILEGETDEQKNMVVNSFIALLYKLYDPKKVGIMGPRLERAIRNVMLTAMVEKGNTLVEVLRLLIDPKFVQEKLPLITDPLVRRYWTDEIAQTSDFHKSETMGYFVSKFDRFVTDKLLRNIVGQSQSAFDFRKLMDEGKILLVDLSKGKIGDENSNFLGLILVPRILIAAMSRIDVPEEQRRDFYLYVDEFQNFATPDFAVILSEARKYHLNLTVANQFIAQIEQDIKDAVFGNVGTTIAFRVGIDDATYLEHQFEPVFNKQDLINNPIGHAYIRLLVKGQPTPPFSFSTDWNQIQGIARNKETGSAIAELSRLRFGKDKNIVEAEINRRAELDKPVPLQKPNPEPITKNV comes from the coding sequence ATGTTTGATTTTACTGTTTACGCACAGACTCCAAATTCTCCTGATCTGGGCCAAAGTCTTTTGGGTTTGACGGTTTTGGTTTTAAGCCTACTTTTTGGCTTGGTTCTCTTTGCCCTTTTACCCTTTGCTTTTATCCTTTTTCGTCGTTACCAAAAAAGAGAGAAGCGTAGTTGGGATTACGTGCTCTTGCAGGTAAAACCGACCAAGTACAACGAAATTAAAATCGAAGCCGCGGAAGCGATGTTCGCTTCTTTCTACGGACTTTTTCGGGCGGGTGCCCAGGGTTGGATAAAGGGGCAGGATCACATCGGGTTTGAGATTGTTTCCAAAAATGGCGAAATTGTTTTTTATGTTTCTACCCCCAATGAGCTTTCCGACCTAGTTGAAAAGCAAATCCACAGCTTTTACCCTGAAGCAGAGATTGTCCCAGTTCCGGACTACACAATCTCAACTGGAAAATATACTGATATCGTGGAGCTGTCTTTAAAGGCCAAAGCTTTCAAGCCAATCCGGCGCTTTAAAGAGTTTGGGGAGGACGTTGACCCGATGAACTCAATCACAACGGCTCTCTCCAAACTTGAGCAAGGAGAAGCAGCAGCTTTACAGATACTGATTGCTCCGGCGGGAAGTGGCTGGCAAGGCCGCGGTTTTCGTGAAATTCACAGAGTCCAGACGAGTGCCTCAAGCTCAATTACTGCCCAAATCGGCAAAAGTATTACCAGCCCCGGGCAACCCCAACAGCCTGATCTACAACAACCCGAGGCTAGAACCAATTCAGTGACTATGGACCCTTACAAAAAAATTGAAGAAAAATCCTCAAAGCCTGGTTTTGACACCGTGATCCGTTTCGTGGTTTGCGCGAACAACAAATACAACGCTGAAGTTTATATCAACAATATGATTGGCTCTTTCGCGCAGTTTGCTGATCCGGTAGGCAACGGTTTTCGGCGCCGTCGTTGGCCTTGGACTCTGACCAAAAAACAATCTCTTTCTGATTTCGTCAACCACATCATGCCCCTATTTTTTGGCAAAATGATTCTTAATACTGATGAGCTGGCAACAGTTTTTCATTTTCCCAGCAAAAAGGTCATGACCCCGAACATTATCTGGGCACTAGCCAAAAAATCCGCAGCCCCAACCACCGTTCCTAGCCAAGGTTTGTACCTTGGTAAAAGTGTCTTTCGGGGAGTGGAAACCCCGATCAGAATTACCGAGGATGATCGCCGTCGCCATACTTACATCATCGGGCAAACCGGTACTGGAAAAAGTGAGCTGCTCAAGCACCTGGCTTACCAAGACATTGTTGAAGGCAAAGGGGTGGCTTTTATCGATCCTCATGGGAGCGCAATTGAGGATTTGATCAATATGATTCCAGCTTCTCGAGCCGAAGACGTGATTCTTTTCGACGCGGGCGATACAGAAAGGCCGCTTGGACTCAATATTCTCGAGGGTGAAACTGACGAACAGAAAAACATGGTGGTGAACTCTTTTATTGCCTTGCTCTACAAACTCTATGATCCAAAAAAAGTTGGCATCATGGGACCGAGATTGGAGCGGGCCATTCGCAACGTCATGCTTACGGCTATGGTGGAGAAAGGGAACACTTTGGTAGAAGTTTTGCGCTTGCTCATCGATCCGAAATTTGTTCAGGAGAAACTGCCGCTCATTACCGACCCCTTAGTACGTAGATATTGGACCGATGAGATCGCTCAAACTTCGGACTTTCATAAAAGCGAAACCATGGGTTACTTCGTTTCCAAATTTGACCGTTTCGTCACTGACAAACTGTTGCGCAATATTGTCGGTCAAAGTCAATCGGCTTTTGATTTTCGCAAATTGATGGACGAAGGCAAGATTTTGCTTGTTGACCTCTCCAAAGGAAAAATAGGGGATGAGAATTCCAATTTCTTGGGACTGATCTTAGTTCCAAGAATCCTCATCGCCGCCATGAGCCGGATTGATGTACCTGAGGAGCAACGCCGTGACTTTTATCTCTACGTGGACGAGTTTCAGAACTTTGCTACTCCTGACTTTGCGGTCATTCTTTCGGAAGCGAGAAAGTATCACCTCAACTTGACTGTCGCCAACCAGTTTATTGCTCAAATCGAGCAGGATATCAAAGACGCGGTTTTTGGTAACGTTGGAACTACGATTGCCTTCCGAGTCGGTATTGATGACGCTACTTACCTGGAACATCAGTTTGAACCGGTTTTCAACAAGCAAGATCTGATCAACAACCCGATCGGGCACGCCTACATTCGCCTGCTCGTCAAGGGTCAACCGACGCCACCGTTTTCTTTTTCAACTGATTGGAACCAGATTCAGGGAATTGCCAGAAACAAAGAAACCGGCTCGGCCATTGCTGAGCTCTCTCGACTCAGATTCGGAAAAGATAAAAATATTGTTGAAGCTGAAATAAATCGGCGGGCGGAGCTGGATAAACCAGTCCCCCTACAAAAACCAAATCCAGAGCCGATCACAAAAAATGTTTAG
- a CDS encoding dockerin type I domain-containing protein — MSDNGLFGLPSFRRRIGVVASLFILFAIPVTVIATLQGRSDLSRAAACLDISNDGGVDSADSSLLKNQIETKIYSKASDFDSDGVVNETDQLILNESLGETCSPQVTFFASPDSIKIGESAVLTWTVAHASKVEIEGVGEVAKEGEIKVNPTESKTYQLSASGPGGQVVGASTLKVTH; from the coding sequence ATGTCTGACAACGGTTTATTTGGACTACCCAGCTTCCGACGTAGAATTGGAGTAGTCGCCTCTTTGTTCATTCTTTTTGCTATTCCAGTCACAGTCATTGCCACTTTGCAAGGCCGTTCCGATCTCTCCCGGGCCGCGGCTTGTCTGGATATCAGCAATGACGGTGGCGTTGACTCAGCTGATAGCAGTCTCTTGAAGAATCAAATTGAGACCAAGATCTATTCAAAGGCAAGCGACTTTGATAGTGATGGGGTGGTAAACGAAACTGACCAGCTGATTCTAAACGAAAGTTTGGGCGAAACCTGCTCACCACAAGTAACCTTCTTTGCTAGTCCGGATAGTATCAAGATAGGTGAAAGTGCTGTTTTGACCTGGACGGTTGCTCACGCGAGCAAAGTCGAGATTGAGGGGGTCGGAGAGGTTGCTAAAGAAGGCGAAATCAAAGTTAACCCAACTGAAAGTAAAACTTACCAATTGAGCGCAAGCGGCCCCGGTGGGCAAGTAGTTGGGGCCTCAACCCTAAAAGTCACCCATTAA